GCAGCATCCTGGGTCCGAAGAAGAAGGCGAGCACGCCCGCGAAGGGCAGCGGCAGCAGCACCATGACCCACGGGATGCGACGACGAGGTGGGACCGTGGGCTCCGGGGGCACGCGGATGGTCACGGGCGGCGCGGTGCGGGGCAGGTGCGGGGTCGGGTTGACCCCGAGGGTTCCCTCGCCGGTCGGGGTGCGTCTGGCGGGTCGAGGACGGTGGGCCTCGATGGTCAGGCTGCTGTGGCCCGCCCGCAGGTGGCAGCCGGAGCGCACGCGCACGCCATCGAGCGGTACGGGCGCGCCGTCCAGCAGGGTGCCGTTGGTCGTGTCGAGGTCGCGCAGGTGGATGCCGTCGCGGTCGACGGTCAGCTCGAGGTGCTCCCGCGAGAGGGCGTCGTCGGCGAGCCGCAGCGTGGCGGCCTCACCGCGGCCGATGGTGTGCCGGCCGGGAGTGAGGTCGTGCGTCCGGCCCGCATCGGGGCCGCACGTCGTCACCAGGCGAAGGGGGGGGCGCCGCGGCCCTCCCGCGCCGGGGCCGGCGTCGCCGAGGACGAGGGTGGCCCCGCCGAGCAGGGGCGGCAGCCCGATGGGCGCGTCGTGCGTGAGGCGCTCCCGGCCGACGTGCACGGTCGAGCTCGGGTGGCCGGCTGCGTCCAGCAGGTCACCGAGGGTGTGGTGCTCCTCGGCGCGGACGTCGATGGTCTCGGTGCCCCCGCCGCGGGAGTCGATGATGCTCATCCGCAGCTGCATGTGGGCACGGTAGGTCGATCCGCGTCATCGATGTCGGGAGTTGTCCACAGGCCGTCGGGTCAGTCGTCGAATCCGCGTGCGGCGAGCGCGTCTCCCATGGCATCGGCCCTGCGCAGGGCGCCCACGATGAGCGGGACGGCGAAGGCCCGCGGGCTCGCGCCCAGCCCGCGGGCGTGCTGCGCCTCGCGCACGCGACGGCCCAGGTCGATGACCAGCGGCACGGCGCGGATCGCCAGCTGGAGCATCAGCCCGACGCGCTCCGGGTTGACCCCGACCCGACGCAGCGGCCCGCACACGCGGACGACGACGTCGATGAGGTCGCTGGTGCGGGTCGTGAGCGTGACGAGGTTGGCCAGCAGCACGAGGGCGACGAGGACACCGACGATGACGAAGGCTCGCTGCCAGCCCGCCACCACGGTCTGGAAGACCGCCAGCGGCACCATGACGAAGAGCAGCGGCCGCAGCATCTGCAGCAGCACCCGCACCGGCATCCGGGCGAGGGCGTAGCCCGCGAGGACGAGGATCAGCGCCGCGGTCGTCGCCACCGTCGACCGGACGAAGGGGGAGACCAGCCCGGCGAGCAGCAGGCCGGCGAGCTTGGCTCCGGCGGGCAGGCGGTGGATGACCGAGTGCCCTTCGCGGTAGAGGCCGATCACCGGTCGTGGTCCATGAGGTCGAGGTAGTGGGCGATGGAGTCCGACGGGCTGCCGTCGTGCACCAGCCGGCTGTTGTCGAAGACGAGCACCCGGTCGAAGTCGGTGAGCAGGTCGAGGTGATGCGTCACGAGGACGACCTGCTGGGGCAGGTCCCGGACCGCGTCGGCGACCCGGCGGGCGTTGCGGATGTCGAGCAGCGTCGTCGGCTCGTCCATGACGAGCAGGTCGGGCTCGGTGACGAGCACGGCGGTGAGAGCGAGCAGCTGCTTCTGCCCACCGCTCAGCAGGTGCGCGGGGTGGGCGCCCCGACCGGCGAGCCCGTGCGCCGCCAGGGCGGAGTCGACGCGATCAGCGATCTCGGCCTTGCTGAGCCCGCGGCGCCGCAGCGAGAAGCCGACGTCCTCCGCGACCGTCGGCATGACGATCTGCGCGTCGGGGTCGGTGAAGCAGAAGCCCACCCGGCCCCGAACCTGGCGTCCCTGCCGGGCGGTGTCGAGCCCGTCGAGGGTGACCGTGCCGTGCTCGGGGACGACGAGTCCGTTGAGCATCCGGGCGAAGGTCGACTTGCCGGACCCGTTGGCCCCGATGACCCCGATCCGCGGCTCCTCGAGGCGGATCGTGAGGTCGCGCAGCACCGGTGTGCCACCGTCGAACCCGTGCGTCACGTCCCTGACGTCGATCAGCATGCCTGCACCACCATCGCGACTCCCTGACCGCCGCCGGCGGCGATGGCGGCGAGGCCGAGCTCGCCCCCTTCGCGCTGGGTGACGAGCTGGTGGAAGAGCCGCACGGCGAGCACGGCCCCGGAGGCGCCCCACGGGTGGCCGAGGGCGAGGGCGCCACCGTCGGCACACACGCGAAGGGGGTCCAGCCCCAGCTCGTCGCAGCACGCGAGGACCTGCCCGGCGAAGGCCTCGTTGATCTCGATGGCGTCGATCTGGTCCAGACCGACACCGGCGCGCTCGAGGGCGATGCGGGTGGCGGGGACGAGCCCTCGACCGGGTCGCTCGGGCGGCACGGCAGCGGTGGCGGTGCTGAGGATGCGCAGGCCGGGGACTCCGAGCCGAGCCCGGGTCGCCTCGTCGACGACCGCCACGGCAGCGGCGCCGTCGCTGATGCCGCACGAGTTGCCGGCGGTCACCGAGCCGTCGTCGCGGAAGGCCGGTCGCAGTCGCGCGAGCTTGTCCACGGTGAGTGCCCGCTTGGGTCGGTCGTCGCGCACCACCTCGTCGACGGCGACCACTTCACCGTCGAACCGTCCCGCGTCGCGAGCTGTCACGGCCCGGGCGTGCGAGCGCGCGGCGTACTCGTCCTGGCGCTCGCGGGTCACGCCGGCCTCCTGGGCGAGCAGGTCGTTGGCGACGCCCATCTCGGGGTCGTCCCAGCCCGCCGGGGCGAAGGGAGCGCGCTCGTAGCGCACGGGGTCGGCGCCGTCGACGGGTGGCCAGTAGCGCCACGGGGCGGTGCTCACCGACTCGACCCCGCCGGCCAGGACGGCATGCGCACCGCCGCGCACGAGGTGCGCCGCGACGTCGATGGCGGCCAGCCCGCTCGCGCACTGCCGGTCGACGGTGAGGGCGGGGACGCCGACGGGCAGCCCACCGGCCAGCGCTGCGGCGCGGGCGATGTCGCCGCCGGGGCCCATGCAGTTGCCCAACACCACGTCGCAGACCTCGTCAGCGACCAGGCCGGAGCGCTCGAGGGTGGCCGCGAGGACGGGGCCGGCGAGGCGGTCGACGGTCAGGTGCGAGAGGGAGCGACCGGCGGTGCCGATGGGGGAGCGGGTCGCGGCGATGATGACGGGGTGGCTCATCGTGTCGCCTCGAGTGCCGCGCGCACGGCGCTGCGGTCGACCTTGTCGTGGCTGGTCGTGGGCATCGGGTCGAGGTGCACCCAGCGGCGTGGCCGCTGCGCAGGGATGAGCTGCTCGCGGGCGAGGGCGGTCAGGCGGGACACGTCACCAGCATCGGTCACGGCCGCGGCGACCACCTCGCCGAGGTCGGGGTGCGGCAGCCCGACGACGACGACCTCGCCGATGGCGAGGGGGCGCAGCACGTGCTCGATGTCCGCGACCCTGACCGTCGCGCCTGCGGTCGTGATGCCGCCGGAGCGGCCGAGGACGACGACCCGGCCGTCCACGACCTCGCCGCGATCACCGACGCTGGTCCAGCCCCCTTCGCTCCGGAGGACGTGCTCCGGCTGCAGGTAGCCCTCGCTGACGAAGGGGGAGCGCACCCACAGCTGGCCGTCGCGCGCCTGCACGTCGACGCCGGGGAAGGGGCGGAGCGCGTCCGCGTGCTCGCCCCAGGCGACCAAGGACAGCTCGGCGGCGCCGTAGTAGTGGTGCAGGCGACCGCCGGCGGCGCGCACCCGGGCTGCCTCGGTCGCGTCGACCCGGTCGCCGGCGACGACGAGATCACGACCGGTGAGGTCGGCGTCGTCCGCGAGCAGCCGGCGCAGCGCGGCCGGGGTGAGGTGGGCGTGGGTGGCGTCGGTGAGGCGGTCGACGAGCGTCGCGCCGACAGCGTGGGCGTGCACGGCGGCGAAGAGGTTCATCGTCGCGGTCACCGGTCCGGGGATCCAGATACGGCTGTCGGCGGCGGTGCCGGTCAGGTCGCTGACCGCGGCGAAGGAGTCGGTCCACGAGGCGGTCGTGCGCACGATCGTCCGGGGGTGGCCGGACGTGCCGGAGGTCGGCAGGGCGACGCGCAGCCCCCTGTGCTGCGCGTCGCCGAAGGCCGCGACCGGGTCGTTCGTGGCGAGCACGTCGACGACTTCCCGCGCGGTGACCTCAGGCAAGGGCATCCGCACGCTTGGTGCGGCGGGTGCGGATCAGGCCGGGGTAGGCGGCGTGCACGCCCTTGGCGACGAAGGCGCAGATGACGGCCTTGACGATGTCACCGGGGACGAAGGGGGCGGCCGCGACGAACGCGGCACCGACGCCGAGGTCGGCGCGCAGGATCATCCCGATGATGCCGAGCAGGTTGAGCAGGACGACGCCTCCGAGGAGGGTGACGCCGATGCCGGGTGCGACCCGGTAGGGCGTGCCCATCGCGCTGGTCATGACGCCGACGGCGTAGGCCGCGATCGGGTAGCCGATGAGGTAGCCGACGCTCGGGCCGGCGAAGACGCCCAGGCCGCCGCGGCCGCCGGCCAGCAACGGCAGGCCCAGGGCCACGAGGGCGAGGAAGACGAGGACGGCCAGTGCGCCACGTCGGCCGCCGAGGATCGCGCCGGCGAGCATGATGCCCAGCGACTGCGCGGTGATCGGGACGGCATTGCCGAAGGGAGCGACCGCGGGGATGAGTCCGAGGACGGCGATGATGCCGGCGAAGGTGGCGATCTGGGCCAGCTCGCGGCCGGTGTGGCGTTGGTGGGACACGGGGGTGCCTTCCGGTCGAGGGGACCCCGATCATGACATGGATCGGGCCCTCAGCAGAACAGTGTTCAGGAGATGTTGTCCACAGGTCAGAAATTTCTCGAGATGCGAAATCCGCCGAAGTCGCTAGCGTTTCTGGTCGGTGGGCCGGAGGGAGGACCCGCTCACGTCACCGCACGATCGTACGAAGGGGGCTGGACTTGGACGCCGTCGAGACCGTCGAGGCCGAGGTCCGCGAGCTCATCCGACGCTCGGGTGTGGACCCGGTCCGCGAGACCGCGGAGGTCGCCGACCTCGTGCGCGCCGCGGTGAGCGACTACGACGAGCGGGCCACCCAGGGTGGGTTGCCCCTGCTGGGCAACTTCGAGGCAGCGGTCAAGTCGGTCCTCGACACGGTCGCGGGCTTCGGTCCCCTGCAGCGCTACTTCGACGACCCCTTCGTCGAGGAGATCTGGATCAACAGTCCCAGTCAGGTCTTCGTCGCCCGCAACGGCGTCTCGGAGCTGACGAGCACGGTCCTCACGGCCGACGAGGTGCGCGACCTCGTCGAGAAGATGCTCAAGTCGTCGGGTCGGCGGATCGACCTGTCGTCGCCCTTCGTCGACGCGACGCTCCCCGACGGCAGCCGCCTGCACGTCGTCATCCCGGACATCACGCGGGAGCACTGGGCGGTCAACGTCCGCAAGTTCGTCGTCAAGGCCGACCACCTCGACGACCTCGTGCGGCTCGGCACGCTCACCAAGGAGGCCGCGGTCTTCCTGCAGGCCGCGGTGGCGGCAGGTCTCAACGTGCTCGTGGCGGGAGGGACCCAGGCCGGCAAGACGACCCTGCTCAACTGCCTCTCGGCTGCCATCCCGGCCCGTGAGCGGATCGTGACGTGCGAGGAGGTCTTCGAGCTGAAGATCCCCATGCGTGACGTCGTGTCCATGCAGTGCCGCCAGTCCAACCTCGAGGGCATGGGCGAGATCCCGCTGCGCCGGCTCGTCAAGGAGGCACTGCGCATGCGCCCCTCACGCATCATCGTCGGTGAGGTGCGTCAGGCCGAGAGCCTCGACCTGCTCATCGCCCTCAACTCCGGGCTTCCGGGGATGTGCACGATCCACGCCAACTCGGCCCGCGAGGCCGTGACCAAGATGTGCACCCTGCCCTTGCTGGCCGGCGAAAACGTGGGGTCGCGCTTCGTGGTGCCCACGGTCGCCGGGTCCATCGACCTGGTCGTCCACGCCGCGTTGGAGGCCGATGGAGTCCGGCGCGTCCGGGAGATCGTGGCGCTGCCGGGGCGGATCGAGAACGACGTGGTCGAGATCAGTGACATCTTCACCACGCGCGAGGGCCGGCTCGTGCGGGCCGACGGTTACCCGCCGCACCGTGACCGCTTCGCTCGTGCGGGATATGACGTGGCTGCGCTGCTCGGGGGGCGTCCCTCGTGACCGGGGTGATGGTCGGGGCACTCCTGGGGGTCGGGCTCTTCCTCATCTGGTGGTCGATGTGGCCGCGTGACGAGGAGCGCGTCGCTCCGCACCGCGACCACAAGGTGATCCGGCGCTTGCGCGACGAGCTCGCCCAGGCCGGTTATCGGGGGATCGGCCCGGCCGGTCTGCTGACGGCCTGCGCCCTCGCCTTCGTCCTGACCCTCGTCACCGGCGTCGCGCTCACCCGCGTCCCGGCGATCGCCCTGTGCTTCGCGGTCATGGCCGGCTGGGCCCCGGTCGCCGTCGTCAGCATGCGGGCGAGGGCGCGGCGTGCGCATCTGAGGGACCTGTGGCCGGATGCCGTGGACAACGTCACCTCGGCCGTCCGAGCCGGTTTGGCTCTGCCAGAAGCCCTGTCACAGCTGTCGGTGCGCGGCCCCGAGGAGCTGCGTCCGCCCTTCGCCGAGTTCGCGAGCGACTACCGCACGACGGGCCGCTTCAACGACTGCCTCGACCGGCTGAAGGTCCGCCTG
The genomic region above belongs to Janibacter limosus and contains:
- a CDS encoding type II secretion system F family protein, with product MTGVMVGALLGVGLFLIWWSMWPRDEERVAPHRDHKVIRRLRDELAQAGYRGIGPAGLLTACALAFVLTLVTGVALTRVPAIALCFAVMAGWAPVAVVSMRARARRAHLRDLWPDAVDNVTSAVRAGLALPEALSQLSVRGPEELRPPFAEFASDYRTTGRFNDCLDRLKVRLADPVGDRLVESLRIAREVGGSDLGSLLRTLSTFLREDARTRSELETRQSWTVNAARLAVAAPWLVLAMLSTRPESVQAYNTSTGALVLAVGAAATFVAYRVMVRIGRLPEEERVLR
- a CDS encoding thiolase family protein, with the protein product MSHPVIIAATRSPIGTAGRSLSHLTVDRLAGPVLAATLERSGLVADEVCDVVLGNCMGPGGDIARAAALAGGLPVGVPALTVDRQCASGLAAIDVAAHLVRGGAHAVLAGGVESVSTAPWRYWPPVDGADPVRYERAPFAPAGWDDPEMGVANDLLAQEAGVTRERQDEYAARSHARAVTARDAGRFDGEVVAVDEVVRDDRPKRALTVDKLARLRPAFRDDGSVTAGNSCGISDGAAAVAVVDEATRARLGVPGLRILSTATAAVPPERPGRGLVPATRIALERAGVGLDQIDAIEINEAFAGQVLACCDELGLDPLRVCADGGALALGHPWGASGAVLAVRLFHQLVTQREGGELGLAAIAAGGGQGVAMVVQAC
- a CDS encoding AMP-binding protein produces the protein MPEVTAREVVDVLATNDPVAAFGDAQHRGLRVALPTSGTSGHPRTIVRTTASWTDSFAAVSDLTGTAADSRIWIPGPVTATMNLFAAVHAHAVGATLVDRLTDATHAHLTPAALRRLLADDADLTGRDLVVAGDRVDATEAARVRAAGGRLHHYYGAAELSLVAWGEHADALRPFPGVDVQARDGQLWVRSPFVSEGYLQPEHVLRSEGGWTSVGDRGEVVDGRVVVLGRSGGITTAGATVRVADIEHVLRPLAIGEVVVVGLPHPDLGEVVAAAVTDAGDVSRLTALAREQLIPAQRPRRWVHLDPMPTTSHDKVDRSAVRAALEATR
- a CDS encoding biotin transporter BioY translates to MSHQRHTGRELAQIATFAGIIAVLGLIPAVAPFGNAVPITAQSLGIMLAGAILGGRRGALAVLVFLALVALGLPLLAGGRGGLGVFAGPSVGYLIGYPIAAYAVGVMTSAMGTPYRVAPGIGVTLLGGVVLLNLLGIIGMILRADLGVGAAFVAAAPFVPGDIVKAVICAFVAKGVHAAYPGLIRTRRTKRADALA
- a CDS encoding energy-coupling factor ABC transporter ATP-binding protein produces the protein MLIDVRDVTHGFDGGTPVLRDLTIRLEEPRIGVIGANGSGKSTFARMLNGLVVPEHGTVTLDGLDTARQGRQVRGRVGFCFTDPDAQIVMPTVAEDVGFSLRRRGLSKAEIADRVDSALAAHGLAGRGAHPAHLLSGGQKQLLALTAVLVTEPDLLVMDEPTTLLDIRNARRVADAVRDLPQQVVLVTHHLDLLTDFDRVLVFDNSRLVHDGSPSDSIAHYLDLMDHDR
- a CDS encoding energy-coupling factor transporter transmembrane component T family protein, with translation MIGLYREGHSVIHRLPAGAKLAGLLLAGLVSPFVRSTVATTAALILVLAGYALARMPVRVLLQMLRPLLFVMVPLAVFQTVVAGWQRAFVIVGVLVALVLLANLVTLTTRTSDLIDVVVRVCGPLRRVGVNPERVGLMLQLAIRAVPLVIDLGRRVREAQHARGLGASPRAFAVPLIVGALRRADAMGDALAARGFDD
- a CDS encoding CpaF family protein: MDAVETVEAEVRELIRRSGVDPVRETAEVADLVRAAVSDYDERATQGGLPLLGNFEAAVKSVLDTVAGFGPLQRYFDDPFVEEIWINSPSQVFVARNGVSELTSTVLTADEVRDLVEKMLKSSGRRIDLSSPFVDATLPDGSRLHVVIPDITREHWAVNVRKFVVKADHLDDLVRLGTLTKEAAVFLQAAVAAGLNVLVAGGTQAGKTTLLNCLSAAIPARERIVTCEEVFELKIPMRDVVSMQCRQSNLEGMGEIPLRRLVKEALRMRPSRIIVGEVRQAESLDLLIALNSGLPGMCTIHANSAREAVTKMCTLPLLAGENVGSRFVVPTVAGSIDLVVHAALEADGVRRVREIVALPGRIENDVVEISDIFTTREGRLVRADGYPPHRDRFARAGYDVAALLGGRPS